A part of Verrucomicrobiota bacterium genomic DNA contains:
- a CDS encoding GMC family oxidoreductase — translation MQKISPAIRRFAPGEEVDYLIVGVGSAGGVLLQRLARAGFRVIGLEAGPFWDTEKDWYSDEIGAQRLYWQDLRITGGTDPLALGANNSGKGVGGGSVHWAAFTPRLHPSDFRVHSLDGVAVDWPMRYEDLKPYYELLELEMPVSGPAWFPWGDPHGYAYGPHPLGEVGNVLVRGCTRLGIRVCAGGPVAINAGSHDDRPHCIYRGFCIQGCKVGAKASTLITHVPDALRSGAEIRDYSMASRIALGPNNRVDGVFYFDRDGREQFQKARAVIVCGYAIETPRLLLNSACPEYPMGLANSSDTVGRYLMAQAGNVILGRFPGLVRMYKAPPAHALTEEFYETDPKRDFARGFAIQTVGPLPIAFGKQIMAAMGAWGWGLRRVMMDYNHWCALALLGEILPWHSNRVTLAKERDQFGIPVAYAHFNLYDNDKKMIKFGREKVMEVMSAAGAEQVVQEQRYAHLVGAARMGSDPATSVVDKFGRTHDIANLFICDGSVMPTQGSANPGLTIQALAARTADYLITQGENVFRSDHRDLTEPTPRVELSPPGTFRKGIPRPGTGWIFRRRALQAKA, via the coding sequence ATGCAGAAGATCAGTCCCGCGATCCGGCGTTTCGCGCCCGGCGAGGAAGTCGATTACCTCATCGTCGGCGTCGGCTCGGCAGGGGGTGTGTTGCTGCAGCGGTTGGCCCGGGCCGGCTTCCGGGTCATCGGCCTGGAAGCCGGGCCATTCTGGGACACGGAAAAGGACTGGTACAGCGACGAAATTGGCGCGCAGAGGCTTTACTGGCAGGATTTGCGGATCACGGGCGGAACCGACCCGCTTGCCCTTGGGGCCAACAACAGCGGCAAAGGCGTCGGCGGCGGTTCGGTGCACTGGGCGGCCTTCACCCCGCGGCTGCACCCCTCTGATTTCCGGGTCCACAGCCTGGACGGGGTCGCGGTCGATTGGCCGATGCGCTATGAGGATCTGAAACCCTATTACGAACTGCTGGAACTGGAGATGCCGGTTTCCGGGCCGGCTTGGTTTCCCTGGGGCGACCCGCACGGTTACGCTTATGGACCGCACCCGCTGGGCGAAGTCGGCAACGTACTGGTGCGAGGTTGCACCAGGCTGGGCATCCGGGTGTGCGCCGGCGGGCCGGTGGCCATCAACGCCGGATCGCACGATGACCGGCCCCACTGCATTTACCGCGGGTTCTGCATCCAAGGGTGTAAGGTCGGCGCGAAAGCCAGCACCCTGATCACCCATGTTCCCGATGCATTGCGAAGTGGGGCCGAAATCCGCGACTACTCGATGGCCAGCCGGATTGCCCTCGGCCCGAACAACCGCGTCGACGGGGTCTTCTATTTTGACCGGGACGGCCGGGAGCAATTCCAAAAGGCCCGGGCCGTGATTGTGTGCGGCTACGCCATCGAGACACCGCGGCTGCTGCTGAATTCCGCCTGCCCCGAGTACCCGATGGGTTTGGCCAACTCGAGCGATACGGTCGGGCGTTACCTGATGGCCCAGGCCGGCAACGTCATCCTGGGGCGCTTCCCCGGCCTGGTACGGATGTACAAGGCGCCCCCCGCGCACGCGTTGACCGAAGAGTTTTATGAGACCGATCCCAAACGGGATTTTGCGCGGGGATTTGCGATCCAAACGGTGGGTCCCCTCCCGATCGCATTCGGCAAACAGATAATGGCCGCCATGGGGGCGTGGGGCTGGGGGTTGCGCCGCGTGATGATGGACTACAACCACTGGTGCGCACTGGCGCTGCTGGGCGAAATCCTGCCCTGGCACAGCAACCGCGTTACCCTGGCCAAGGAACGCGACCAGTTCGGTATCCCGGTCGCGTATGCGCACTTCAACCTCTATGACAACGACAAAAAGATGATCAAGTTCGGCCGGGAAAAGGTCATGGAAGTGATGAGCGCCGCCGGGGCCGAGCAGGTGGTGCAGGAGCAGCGTTACGCGCACCTGGTCGGGGCGGCGCGGATGGGGTCGGATCCGGCCACTTCGGTCGTCGACAAGTTCGGCCGGACTCACGACATCGCCAACTTATTCATCTGCGACGGGAGCGTCATGCCGACTCAGGGGTCAGCCAACCCGGGGCTGACGATTCAGGCGCTCGCCGCGCGGACCGCCGATTACCTGATCACCCAGGGCGAAAACGTTTTCCGGTCCGATCATCGGGACCTGACTGAACCGACGCCGCGGGTCGAACTCTCTCCACCGGGCACCTTTCGTAAAGGCATTCCGCGACCGGGGACGGGGTGGATCTTTCGACGCAGGGCGCTACAGGCCAAGGCGTAG